Proteins from one Bombus affinis isolate iyBomAffi1 chromosome 1, iyBomAffi1.2, whole genome shotgun sequence genomic window:
- the LOC126917828 gene encoding uncharacterized protein LOC126917828 isoform X1, translating to MDVSKNQQRYKHYTCLCFSVMGQRRFRVSMGVLIASPEAGDASINIIPQMKKHSAISGEPATSFVSTISERNATNQTALMGVSNYNSTNNMNKDAYRHTVLMENNVFDKMCNSTINDSCQFPYYRSNRSDSKCPDAVLVKDVGVSCMLLKQNTFEIQLPQTKTLIKHLKKEYNDLTDIANRITTYTKDILSHLPKKNQRKHQLLKSLAASKHAIASQYVDSKGNLCLKLRLFSNAETQCMTEQVVKDFDNTLCKNKYITKELHSKNCNYYNHFVTNLNKNKSYMHMYVAKTQILDKGHLTLEERNMKSKYEQDTSIQRRNAETNTPNLTSSSISSIYNHLMMRKKKTSKESLTPKLKKCDDVHKHGIVEKFSDDKLYTNQLKLKKHNPVTFTNWKEISKLKQSKNKTLSIISYESQQMANAKNKIKQGEFINYNTVNNISNTKFHTVNIRIVKKSKKDV from the exons ATGGATGTTTCTAAAAACCAGCAGAGATACAAACATTACACATGCCTGTGTTTTTCAGTAATGGGACAAAGAAGATTTAGAGTTTCG ATGGGTGTCCTTATTGCTTCTCCGGAAGCAGGAGATGCATCAATTAACATTATACCGCAAATGAAGAAACATTCTGCTATTTCTGGAGAACCTGCTACAAGTTTCGTTTCCACAATATCAGAAAGAAATGCTACTAATCAAACTGCTCTAATGGGTGTATCAAATTATAATTCTACTAATAATATGAATAAAGATGCATACAGACACACAGTTTTAATGGAAAATAATGTTTTTGATAAGATGTGCAATTCTACAATTAATGATAGCTGCCAATTCCCCTATTATAG gagCAATAGAAGTGATAGCAAATGCCCTGATGCAGTTTTGGTAAAAGATGTAGGTGTATCATGTATGCTTTTAAAGCAGAATACATTTGAAATACAACTTCCTCAAACAAAAACTCTGATTAAGCATCTTAAGAAAGAATACAATGATTTAACTGATATTGCAAATAGAATAACTacatatacaaaagatatattaagTCATTTACCAAAGAAAAATCAAAGAAAGCATCAGCTTCTTAAAAGTTTG GCAGCTTCAAAACATGCAATAGCATCTCAGTATGTAGATAGTAAAGGTAATCTTTGTTTAAAATTGAGACTTTTTAGTAATGCTGAAACGCAGTGTATGACTGAGCAAGTTGTTAAGGATTTTGACAATACCTTAtgcaaaaacaaatatattacgAAGGAATTGCACagtaaaaattgtaattattacaatcattttgtaacaaatttaaacaaaaataaaagttatatgcatatgtatgtagCAAAAACACAAATCTTGGATAAAGGTCATCTAACACTTGAAGAGAGAAATATGAAATCAAAATACGAACAAGACACGTCCATTCAGCGAAGGAATgcggaaacaaacactccaaATTTAACATCATCTAGTATTTCTTCAATTTATAATCATTTAATgatgagaaagaaaaaaacatcAAAAGAATCGTTAACCcccaaattaaaaaaatgtgatGACGTACATAAACATGGCATAGTTGAAAAATTCAGTGATGATAAACTCTACACAAATCAGTTAAAGTTAAAAAAACATAATCCAGTTACATTTACTAATTggaaagaaatttcaaaattgaaaCAATCCAAAAATAAAACATTGTCTATTATTTCTTATGAATCACAACAAATG GCTAACGCGAAAAACAAAATTAAACAAGGAGAATTTATTAACTATAACACAGTTAATAATATATCGAATACAAAATTTCATACAGTTAATATCCGAATtgtaaaaaaaagtaaaaaagatgtataa
- the LOC126917828 gene encoding uncharacterized protein LOC126917828 isoform X2, which produces MGVLIASPEAGDASINIIPQMKKHSAISGEPATSFVSTISERNATNQTALMGVSNYNSTNNMNKDAYRHTVLMENNVFDKMCNSTINDSCQFPYYRSNRSDSKCPDAVLVKDVGVSCMLLKQNTFEIQLPQTKTLIKHLKKEYNDLTDIANRITTYTKDILSHLPKKNQRKHQLLKSLAASKHAIASQYVDSKGNLCLKLRLFSNAETQCMTEQVVKDFDNTLCKNKYITKELHSKNCNYYNHFVTNLNKNKSYMHMYVAKTQILDKGHLTLEERNMKSKYEQDTSIQRRNAETNTPNLTSSSISSIYNHLMMRKKKTSKESLTPKLKKCDDVHKHGIVEKFSDDKLYTNQLKLKKHNPVTFTNWKEISKLKQSKNKTLSIISYESQQMANAKNKIKQGEFINYNTVNNISNTKFHTVNIRIVKKSKKDV; this is translated from the exons ATGGGTGTCCTTATTGCTTCTCCGGAAGCAGGAGATGCATCAATTAACATTATACCGCAAATGAAGAAACATTCTGCTATTTCTGGAGAACCTGCTACAAGTTTCGTTTCCACAATATCAGAAAGAAATGCTACTAATCAAACTGCTCTAATGGGTGTATCAAATTATAATTCTACTAATAATATGAATAAAGATGCATACAGACACACAGTTTTAATGGAAAATAATGTTTTTGATAAGATGTGCAATTCTACAATTAATGATAGCTGCCAATTCCCCTATTATAG gagCAATAGAAGTGATAGCAAATGCCCTGATGCAGTTTTGGTAAAAGATGTAGGTGTATCATGTATGCTTTTAAAGCAGAATACATTTGAAATACAACTTCCTCAAACAAAAACTCTGATTAAGCATCTTAAGAAAGAATACAATGATTTAACTGATATTGCAAATAGAATAACTacatatacaaaagatatattaagTCATTTACCAAAGAAAAATCAAAGAAAGCATCAGCTTCTTAAAAGTTTG GCAGCTTCAAAACATGCAATAGCATCTCAGTATGTAGATAGTAAAGGTAATCTTTGTTTAAAATTGAGACTTTTTAGTAATGCTGAAACGCAGTGTATGACTGAGCAAGTTGTTAAGGATTTTGACAATACCTTAtgcaaaaacaaatatattacgAAGGAATTGCACagtaaaaattgtaattattacaatcattttgtaacaaatttaaacaaaaataaaagttatatgcatatgtatgtagCAAAAACACAAATCTTGGATAAAGGTCATCTAACACTTGAAGAGAGAAATATGAAATCAAAATACGAACAAGACACGTCCATTCAGCGAAGGAATgcggaaacaaacactccaaATTTAACATCATCTAGTATTTCTTCAATTTATAATCATTTAATgatgagaaagaaaaaaacatcAAAAGAATCGTTAACCcccaaattaaaaaaatgtgatGACGTACATAAACATGGCATAGTTGAAAAATTCAGTGATGATAAACTCTACACAAATCAGTTAAAGTTAAAAAAACATAATCCAGTTACATTTACTAATTggaaagaaatttcaaaattgaaaCAATCCAAAAATAAAACATTGTCTATTATTTCTTATGAATCACAACAAATG GCTAACGCGAAAAACAAAATTAAACAAGGAGAATTTATTAACTATAACACAGTTAATAATATATCGAATACAAAATTTCATACAGTTAATATCCGAATtgtaaaaaaaagtaaaaaagatgtataa